CCGAGGACGGCTACGAAAGTCTCAACACCGCACCGCGCGACTTGACGGTGATGGACTAACGATCAGTTAGCGAGTCGTGCGACGCGCGACGTAAGGAATGGCTCGGTCATGGATCAGTATCCGGCAACGGCGGAGGTCGTCATCATCGGCGCGGGCATCATGGGCTGCTCGATCGCCTATCACCTGGCGGAGCGCGGCGTACGCGACGTCGTCGTGCTGGAGCGCGACCAGATCGGTCGCGGCGCGACGGCCGATGCAGCCGGTGGCATCCGCCTGCAGTTCTCGACCGAGACGAACATTCGGCTGTCGCAGATCAGCCTGGAGTACTGGGAGCAGTTTGAGGAGCGCTTCGGCGTCGATATCAATCTGCGCCAGCAGGGCTACCTCTTCCTGCTGACCAGCCAGGACGATGTGCCGGTGTTTCAGCACAACCTTGAGCTGCAGCAGTCGCTGGGCGTGCCGGTGCGCTGGGTCTCGACGGACGACATTCGCGAGCTGAATCCGTCGGTTCTGGTTGATGATGTCATCGGCGGTACGTTCTGCCCGCGCGATGGCTGGGCCGACACGTCGACCAGCACGATGGGCTTCGCACAGGCGGCGCGACGTGCGGGCGTCCGCATCTTCGAGGAGTCGCCGGTAACCGGCATCGTCGTCGAGAACGATCGCGTGACCGGCGTGCAGACTGGTGACACGGTCATCTCGTCGCCGCTGGTCATTTGCTGCGCCGGTCCGCAGACGAACGCGGTCAGCCGCCTGGCCGGTCTGGATCTGCCGATCCATCCGTACCGCCGGATGTCGTTCATCACCGAGCCGTTCGACAGGATTGCGCCAACCGTCCCGATGACGATCGAGTTCGCTCGCTCGCTCTATTTCCACCCGGAGAGCCACGGCTTTCTGTTCGGCATGAGCAACAAGGACGAGCCGAGCTCGGAGAATAAGGTCGTTGATGACGACTGGATGGTGGCGACGGTCGAGGCGCTGATCGAGCGCGCGCCGATCTTCGAGCAGGCCGAGATTCTGCGTGGTTGGGCGGGGTTTTACGAAGTCACGCCCGACGATAACCCGCTCGTTGGCGCGGTGCCGGATCTGGATGGCTTCCTCGTTGCAGCCGGGTTCTCCGGGCACGGGTTCATGCAGGGGCCAGCCATCGGGC
This sequence is a window from Thermomicrobiales bacterium. Protein-coding genes within it:
- a CDS encoding FAD-binding oxidoreductase, giving the protein MDQYPATAEVVIIGAGIMGCSIAYHLAERGVRDVVVLERDQIGRGATADAAGGIRLQFSTETNIRLSQISLEYWEQFEERFGVDINLRQQGYLFLLTSQDDVPVFQHNLELQQSLGVPVRWVSTDDIRELNPSVLVDDVIGGTFCPRDGWADTSTSTMGFAQAARRAGVRIFEESPVTGIVVENDRVTGVQTGDTVISSPLVICCAGPQTNAVSRLAGLDLPIHPYRRMSFITEPFDRIAPTVPMTIEFARSLYFHPESHGFLFGMSNKDEPSSENKVVDDDWMVATVEALIERAPIFEQAEILRGWAGFYEVTPDDNPLVGAVPDLDGFLVAAGFSGHGFMQGPAIGRVVAELVVDGEASTIDVSAFRPSRFREGVLLQEHNVI